From one Streptomyces mobaraensis genomic stretch:
- a CDS encoding MarR family winged helix-turn-helix transcriptional regulator, which translates to MGFQLLLGEFNARLAEAGYGDLRPVHGMVFQLLRGGGATASELAERLGMTKQAAGQLVDRLERAGYVRREPHPAGGRRRLVVLTEAAHAHLAVAGRVMHRLEAELGDRPGGPRLPVLHAELARLVRAMGGDEPPPLRPVW; encoded by the coding sequence ATGGGCTTCCAGCTCCTGCTGGGGGAGTTCAACGCCCGCCTGGCGGAGGCCGGTTACGGTGACCTGCGGCCCGTGCACGGCATGGTGTTCCAGCTCCTGCGCGGAGGGGGCGCCACCGCCAGTGAGCTGGCGGAACGGCTGGGGATGACGAAGCAGGCGGCGGGACAGCTCGTCGACCGGCTGGAGCGGGCGGGGTACGTCCGCAGGGAGCCGCACCCGGCGGGCGGGCGGCGGCGGCTCGTCGTCCTCACCGAGGCGGCCCATGCCCACCTGGCCGTCGCCGGGCGGGTCATGCACCGGCTGGAGGCCGAGCTCGGCGACCGGCCCGGCGGCCCCCGCCTGCCCGTCCTCCACGCCGAACTCGCCCGGCTGGTCCGGGCCATGGGCGGTGACGAACCACCGCCCCTGCGGCCGGTGTGGTGA
- a CDS encoding cupin domain-containing protein, translating to MHVITPSVDRTTFTPNAVMTHLAAPSAGSTELSTWRVRMEAGAAGPEHSMDREQVWTVLSGALSFTADGTTETVRAGGAVVLPPNVLRQVRAADDAGAEALVAMRADGQVSVPGQPGSRALPWTS from the coding sequence ATGCACGTCATCACCCCGTCCGTCGACCGCACGACCTTCACCCCCAACGCCGTCATGACCCACCTCGCCGCCCCCAGCGCGGGCAGCACCGAACTCAGCACGTGGCGCGTGCGGATGGAGGCGGGCGCCGCGGGCCCGGAGCACTCCATGGACCGCGAGCAGGTGTGGACGGTGCTCAGCGGCGCGCTCTCCTTCACCGCCGACGGGACCACCGAGACCGTGCGCGCGGGCGGCGCGGTCGTCCTGCCGCCCAACGTGCTGCGCCAGGTGCGCGCGGCGGACGACGCGGGCGCCGAGGCGCTCGTCGCCATGCGCGCCGACGGCCAGGTGTCTGTACCGGGGCAGCCGGGCTCGCGCGCGCTCCCCTGGACCTCCTGA
- a CDS encoding DNA polymerase III subunit beta family protein: protein MHPTDTPSRSEGDPEPLLSIGAFARRVGLAPSALRFYDDCGLLRPAHVDAVTGYRSYRPDQERRALLVRRLRAAGLPLVDAVSVLDGPPEQAERILRDHLRTTRAAAAAARTAVEDLLGTLPAAGGRASARLGGLELAAAVRQVAPAAAEGPGREAFPVLGRVLLELEGDEVRLVATDRYRLAVRVLRAEDADDWAGRRRHALVDVPDLRRAASWALRWPEVTVVLDGYGLRLCAGDETRTVAPYTEEEFPAYRLVLDELPAPRHRVIVDRAGLCGALGAAGAAGAGPVLLRAEGDGLVVTGDGADGVTLRAVCTGPPLRVAFDPAVFLAALDAGVGPDALLEIASPTGPVVVRSADQGSFTTLVMPVRDATATPDRRG, encoded by the coding sequence ATGCATCCCACGGACACCCCCAGCCGCTCGGAAGGCGATCCCGAGCCACTTCTGAGCATCGGGGCCTTCGCCCGCAGGGTCGGGCTGGCCCCCAGCGCCCTGCGCTTCTACGACGACTGCGGCCTGCTGCGCCCCGCCCACGTCGACGCCGTAACCGGCTACCGCTCCTACCGCCCGGACCAGGAGCGCCGCGCCCTGCTCGTCCGCCGGCTCAGGGCCGCCGGGCTGCCGCTCGTCGACGCGGTGTCCGTGCTCGACGGACCTCCGGAACAGGCCGAACGGATCCTCCGCGACCACCTGCGGACCACCCGCGCCGCCGCCGCGGCGGCCCGGACGGCGGTCGAGGATCTGCTGGGCACCCTGCCGGCGGCGGGCGGCAGGGCGTCGGCGCGGCTGGGCGGGCTCGAACTGGCCGCCGCCGTACGGCAGGTGGCGCCCGCCGCCGCCGAGGGGCCCGGCCGGGAGGCGTTCCCGGTGCTGGGCCGGGTGCTGCTGGAGCTGGAGGGGGACGAGGTGCGGCTGGTGGCCACCGACCGTTACCGCCTCGCCGTCCGGGTGCTGCGTGCGGAGGACGCCGACGACTGGGCCGGCCGCCGCCGCCACGCCCTCGTCGACGTCCCCGACCTGCGACGGGCGGCGTCCTGGGCGCTGCGGTGGCCGGAGGTGACCGTGGTGCTCGACGGGTACGGCCTCAGGCTGTGCGCCGGTGACGAGACCCGGACCGTGGCCCCTTACACGGAAGAGGAGTTCCCCGCGTACCGGCTGGTCCTGGACGAGCTGCCGGCCCCGCGGCACCGGGTGATCGTGGACCGCGCCGGCCTGTGCGGCGCGCTCGGCGCCGCGGGGGCGGCCGGCGCCGGTCCCGTACTGCTGCGGGCGGAGGGGGACGGACTCGTCGTCACCGGCGACGGCGCCGACGGTGTCACCCTGCGCGCCGTGTGTACCGGGCCGCCGCTGCGCGTCGCCTTCGATCCGGCGGTGTTCCTGGCGGCCCTGGACGCGGGCGTCGGCCCCGACGCGCTGCTGGAGATCGCGTCGCCCACCGGCCCGGTCGTCGTGCGCTCGGCTGACCAGGGGAGCTTCACGACCCTCGTCATGCCGGTCCGCGACGCCACCGCCACCCCGGACCGGCGGGGTTGA
- a CDS encoding MarR family winged helix-turn-helix transcriptional regulator — translation MADHVDLVLEQWAAQRPDLDVSPMAVFGRLSRLKRVVDAELGRTFAAHGLDRASFDVLATLRRSAPPHRLTPTELMRAGMVTSGAISQRLDRLEGRGLVVRTPNEEDGRGVRVSLTDEGRELIDRALPEHLATERRLLGPLSEEKRDRFVETLRELLEELEGPAGSVGAAR, via the coding sequence GTGGCAGATCACGTCGACCTCGTGCTGGAACAGTGGGCCGCCCAGCGGCCCGACCTGGACGTCTCGCCCATGGCCGTGTTCGGCAGGCTGAGCCGGCTCAAGCGGGTGGTCGACGCCGAGCTGGGGCGGACCTTCGCCGCCCACGGCCTCGACCGGGCCTCGTTCGACGTCCTCGCCACCCTGCGCCGCAGCGCGCCCCCGCACCGTCTGACGCCGACCGAGCTGATGCGGGCCGGAATGGTGACCTCCGGCGCGATCAGCCAGCGCCTCGACCGCCTGGAGGGGCGCGGCCTGGTGGTCCGCACGCCCAACGAGGAGGACGGGCGGGGCGTCCGCGTCTCCCTGACGGACGAGGGGCGCGAACTCATCGACCGGGCGCTGCCGGAACACCTCGCGACCGAACGGCGCCTGCTGGGGCCGCTGTCGGAGGAGAAGCGGGACCGGTTCGTCGAGACGTTGCGGGAGCTCCTGGAGGAACTTGAGGGGCCGGCCGGGTCGGTGGGGGCTGCGCGCTGA
- a CDS encoding EamA family transporter, whose translation MLSKRLRVLLLTALAPALWGTTYYVTTEWLPPGRPLLAAVLRALPAGLFLVALTRRLPRGDWWWRALVLGTLNIGAFFALLFVAAYRLPGGVAATVGSVQPLIAALLSTGLLGKRLTTRTLVAGIAGVAGVGLLVLRAEARLDGVGVAAALGGALLMATGVVLSKRWPSPAPLLATTGWQLVAGGVLLVPVALLVEGLPPAGLTAGNLAGYAYLSAVGTALAYALWFRGLRELPATDVTFLGLLSPLVATAIGLIAVGERLTALQSLGGLIVLGSLVAAQLRPSAARREAAAPTR comes from the coding sequence GTGCTAAGCAAACGACTGCGTGTCCTCCTCCTCACCGCGCTCGCGCCGGCCCTCTGGGGCACCACCTACTACGTCACCACCGAATGGCTGCCCCCGGGCCGCCCGCTGCTGGCGGCGGTCCTGCGGGCGCTGCCCGCCGGCCTGTTCCTGGTGGCGCTCACCCGGCGGCTGCCGCGCGGCGACTGGTGGTGGCGCGCGCTCGTCCTCGGCACGCTCAACATCGGCGCCTTCTTCGCCCTCCTCTTCGTCGCCGCGTACCGCCTCCCCGGCGGCGTCGCCGCCACCGTCGGCTCCGTACAGCCGCTGATAGCCGCCCTCCTCTCCACCGGCCTCCTCGGCAAGCGGCTCACCACCCGCACCCTCGTCGCCGGAATCGCGGGCGTCGCGGGCGTCGGCCTGCTCGTCCTCCGGGCCGAGGCGCGGCTGGACGGGGTCGGGGTCGCCGCCGCCCTGGGCGGAGCCCTCCTCATGGCGACGGGCGTGGTGCTCAGCAAGCGCTGGCCGTCCCCGGCGCCCCTCCTCGCCACCACCGGCTGGCAGCTGGTGGCCGGCGGCGTGCTCCTCGTCCCGGTCGCCCTGCTCGTCGAGGGCCTCCCGCCGGCCGGCCTGACCGCCGGGAACCTGGCGGGGTACGCCTACCTCTCCGCCGTCGGGACCGCGCTCGCCTACGCCCTGTGGTTCCGCGGCCTGCGCGAACTGCCCGCCACGGACGTGACGTTCCTCGGCCTGCTCAGCCCGCTCGTCGCCACGGCCATCGGCCTGATCGCCGTCGGGGAGCGGCTCACCGCCCTGCAGTCGCTGGGCGGCCTGATCGTCCTCGGCTCCCTCGTCGCGGCCCAGCTCCGCCCGTCGGCGGCCCGGCGCGAGGCCGCCGCCCCGACCCGCTGA
- a CDS encoding NAD(P)-dependent oxidoreductase, which yields MRITIFGAAGNAGSTIAAEALARGHQVTAVVRNAARFDRLPAAAAHRTGDAADPGDVARLAAGQDIVVSAVRPAPGREHDLVTATKALLAGVAGTGARLLVVGGAGSLTVPGGDGRTVLDDPAWVPDAWRPIAQASTEQFALVRAAGPDVEWTYVSPPALLENGERTGGYRSGTDELLVDADGNSAISYQDFAVALLDEAERPRHRGARFTVAY from the coding sequence ATGCGCATCACCATCTTCGGCGCGGCAGGCAACGCGGGAAGCACCATCGCGGCCGAGGCACTGGCCCGCGGTCACCAGGTCACCGCCGTGGTCCGGAACGCGGCCCGCTTCGACCGGCTGCCCGCGGCGGCCGCACACCGCACCGGCGACGCCGCCGATCCGGGCGACGTGGCACGGCTGGCGGCCGGCCAGGACATCGTGGTGAGCGCGGTCAGGCCCGCGCCGGGCCGCGAACACGACCTGGTCACCGCCACCAAGGCGCTGCTCGCCGGCGTCGCCGGAACCGGCGCCCGGCTGCTGGTCGTCGGCGGCGCCGGCAGCCTGACCGTGCCGGGCGGCGACGGCCGTACCGTCCTCGACGACCCCGCCTGGGTGCCGGATGCCTGGCGGCCGATCGCCCAGGCGAGCACGGAGCAGTTCGCCCTCGTCCGCGCCGCCGGCCCCGACGTCGAGTGGACGTACGTCAGCCCGCCGGCCCTGCTGGAGAACGGCGAGCGGACGGGCGGCTACCGCTCGGGCACCGACGAACTGCTGGTCGACGCCGACGGCAACTCGGCGATCTCGTACCAGGACTTCGCGGTCGCCCTGCTGGACGAGGCCGAGCGGCCGAGGCACCGCGGGGCGCGGTTCACCGTGGCCTACTGA
- a CDS encoding oxidoreductase, with the protein MDLHLTGKTAVVTGASRGIGLATVRSLVAEGVRVVGAARTITPELRETGAVAVSADLGTPEGVRTLEERALAALGGIDLLVNNVGAGDDVEPGGFLDVDDDQWRGVFDLNLMSAVRVSRFALPSLVERRGTIVNVSSVNSRLPSAGPIAYSAAKAALTAFGKSLNEEFGPQGVRVNTVSPGVVRTSIWAGPESFGGKIAEAAGVEDYDAFLQGLPAAFGITTGRITEPEEVAALITFLLSDVAGNVSGADYVIDGGTVKVL; encoded by the coding sequence ATGGATCTCCACCTCACCGGCAAGACCGCCGTCGTCACCGGCGCGAGCCGCGGCATCGGCCTGGCCACCGTCCGTTCGCTGGTCGCCGAGGGCGTACGCGTGGTCGGAGCGGCCCGGACGATCACTCCCGAGCTGCGCGAGACGGGCGCCGTGGCGGTCTCCGCCGACCTGGGCACGCCCGAGGGCGTACGGACCCTGGAGGAGCGGGCCCTCGCCGCCCTCGGCGGCATCGACCTGCTGGTCAACAACGTCGGCGCCGGCGACGACGTCGAGCCGGGCGGCTTCCTCGACGTGGACGACGACCAGTGGCGGGGCGTCTTCGACCTCAACCTCATGAGTGCCGTACGCGTCTCCCGGTTCGCCCTCCCCAGCCTCGTCGAGCGCCGCGGGACGATCGTCAACGTCTCGTCGGTCAACTCCCGTCTCCCCTCGGCCGGTCCCATCGCCTACAGCGCGGCGAAGGCGGCGCTCACCGCGTTCGGGAAGTCCCTCAACGAGGAGTTCGGCCCGCAGGGCGTGCGCGTCAACACCGTGTCCCCCGGCGTCGTCCGGACCAGCATCTGGGCGGGGCCGGAGAGCTTCGGCGGGAAGATAGCGGAGGCCGCCGGGGTCGAGGACTACGACGCCTTTCTCCAGGGCCTGCCGGCGGCGTTCGGCATCACCACCGGGCGGATCACCGAGCCGGAGGAGGTCGCGGCGCTGATCACGTTCCTGCTGTCCGACGTGGCGGGCAACGTCTCCGGCGCGGACTACGTGATCGACGGTGGGACGGTCAAGGTGCTGTGA
- a CDS encoding TetR/AcrR family transcriptional regulator has product MGRPKQFDPDLAVERAMEVFWSKGYAATTPQDLVDALGIGKGSLYNTFGSKRELFERALCRYRDGQALALVELLEADGPVKELLRRTLRLLAEMDLADPGRRGCMAVNTAAELGGRDEEAVALVRRMFDRTEDAFRALIEKGQRTGEIAAGRDARGVGSLLLNTVIGLRLMARVADGPERLDRVIDAVIDGL; this is encoded by the coding sequence GAAGCAGTTCGATCCGGACCTCGCCGTCGAGCGGGCCATGGAGGTGTTCTGGAGCAAGGGGTACGCCGCCACCACGCCCCAGGACCTGGTCGACGCGCTCGGCATCGGCAAGGGCAGCCTCTACAACACCTTCGGCAGCAAACGGGAGTTGTTCGAGCGGGCGCTGTGCCGGTACCGCGACGGCCAGGCGCTCGCGCTCGTCGAGCTGCTGGAGGCTGACGGTCCGGTCAAGGAGCTGCTGCGCCGGACGCTGCGTCTGCTCGCCGAAATGGATCTCGCCGATCCCGGCCGCCGCGGCTGCATGGCCGTCAACACGGCGGCCGAACTGGGCGGCAGGGACGAAGAGGCCGTCGCGCTCGTCCGGCGCATGTTCGACCGCACCGAGGACGCTTTCCGTGCCCTGATCGAGAAGGGGCAGCGGACGGGGGAGATCGCTGCCGGCCGGGACGCCCGGGGCGTCGGGAGTCTGCTGTTGAACACGGTGATCGGCCTGCGGCTCATGGCCCGGGTCGCGGACGGTCCGGAACGGCTGGACCGCGTGATCGACGCTGTGATCGACGGACTCTGA